The following DNA comes from Desulfobaculum bizertense DSM 18034.
GTGTCGAAGTGGACTGGAACGAGTTTGAGCGTGTCATTCGTCTCTCCGTGCGTTTTCTCGACAACGTGATTGATGCCTCCCGCTATCCTCTCGACTCGATCGCCGACACGGTTCGCAAGAACCGCAAGATTGGTCTCGGCATCATGGGTTTTGCTGATCTGCTTTATCGTCTGCGCATCCCATATGATTCACAGGAAGCTCTCGGTCTTGCCGAGAAGATTATGGAGTTTATGCGTGACGTGTCTCGCGCAGCCTCTCACGATCTCGCCATTGAGCGTGGACCTTTCCCGGCATACGAAACATCCATTTTCCCCAAGCAGAACATTGGACCCCTTCGCAATGCCACGACAACGACCATTGCCCCCACTGGTACTCTGTCCATCATTGCGGGCTGTTCCTCTGGCGTCGAGCCGCTCTTTGCCCTTTCTTTTGCCCGGTACGTCATGGATGGCGAGAAGCTTGTCGAAGTAAATCCTTTCTTTGAGGAAGCTCTCAAGGAACAGGGCTTATGGTCAGAGAAGCTTATGGCGCTCATTGAGCAGAAAGGAAGCATTGCCCAGATTGAGCATCTCCCCGCAGAATTACGGCGCGTCTTTGTTACAGCAATGGACATCAAGCCAGATGCGCATCTCAAGATGCAGGCTGCTTTTCAGAAATTTACAGACAATGCGGTTTCCAAGACCGTAAACCTTCCCAGTGAGGCTACCCGGCAGGATATTTTCGATATTTACTGGGCTGCCTACGAGTTGGGCTGCAAGGGCGTCACGGTGTATCGCGACGGCTGCAAGGCTATTCAGGTTTTATGCACTGGCGATTCCAAGCCAGAAGAAACCAAGGATGATTCGCAGGTCGTTCAGCAGCGTCCTGACGTTGTATATGGCTTTACCCAGAAGGTCGAAACTGGTCTCGGCATTATGTATCTCACGGTGAATGAGGTCGACGGCAAGCCTTTTGAAGTCTTCGCCACCATCGGCAAGTCCGGCCGTTCCATTACTGCCAAGGCTGAGGCCATTGGGCGTCTCGTCTCTCTTGCCTTACGCTCCGGCGTCTCGGTTCGCGCTATCGTTGAGCAGCTCAAAGGCATTGGTGGCGAGCATCCCGTCTTCCGCAAGAAAGGCATGATTATGTCCATCCCGGACGCCATTGCCTGGGTCTTTGAGCAGCGCTATCTCGGCAGCGACAACGCCGTTATGGACCACGCCCGCGACATCACTTCCGCTGTCTGCCCCGAGTGCGGCGAGCCGCTTATGTTTCAGGAAGGCTGCGTCTTATGTGCCGCCTGTGGCTACACCAAGTGTGGCTAAAGTTTTAGGCTAATGTGTGGGTGAATATTGTGGGCCTGCTCCAGTACGTGAGTGCTGGATGGGCGGGTGGGGGAAGTTGGGGGCCTGCCCCCAAACCCCCGCGTAAGGGAATGATTCCCTTACGTATCCTCATCGAGTTTAAAAGCCGTGCAAGCGAAGCTTGCACGGCTTTTAAACTTGTTGGGGCTGCCTAAAGCGGCTTCTTTCTCTTTCCCGTGCGTTGCCACCATTTTCTTTCTGAACGCGAGCGTTCAGAAAGAAAATAAGTGCGGTAGAAAAAGGCAAAAGAACACGCATTCGGGAAACGCCCACTAGGCCAAAATTAAGGGGCCGGATGTACGGGAAAGCCAACGGCTTTCACACATCCGGCCCCTTAATTTTGGGCGATAGCGGGATTCCCAAGGGCCTCGTCCTTGGGCGGGGTCAAGGGGCAGCGCCCCTTGCAGGGTTTGGGGCAGCGCCCCAATAAAACTGCGCCCCTTGCAGAGCACGAGACAGAGTCTCGTACCCCACCCACCCCAAGGTCGTGGTGCTTGTGCAAAGTGCAAGTGCAATATGTGCAAAAGGTGGCGGGTTTATGTGCATAGCGGTGCACAAGGCGGCGAGCTTGTAAAGAGTGTAAAAAGTGATTGAAGGTTGGTATTATTGAAGTTTTAGTTTTGGCACGCTGATTGTATTAGAGAGAGTGAAGGTTATGGGAGCCTTCTGGATATACAGCCACCTCCCTATAGCTCTCTTCATTCTCTACCGTGCTAGCGGTGCGGCGGCAGGCCATCCCCTTCACTGTCGCCGTACCGAAGACATAGACGAAAAAAAGTGATTCCTTGGTTTGGATAGAAGCCTCCTTCTTGCGATGTGATGGCTGAGGCTTGCGACACCTCAGCCATCACATCCTTTTTTTTCTGCGCTGTTCTGGCGCGACATGCTTCCCTGGTAATTGGTGACAGTGTTTCAAAAGCGCTGTAAAGGACACGACTTCACTCCACTAATGAGTTTTTGAGGGACCCATGTCATTGGATCAACGACAAAGAAGACTATACCTGCTCTCTTTTTGTGCTCTGTGCATGCTTGCTGCGGCGAGCTTTATTCCTTCTGGAATTGCGCAGGCAGGAGTTGCGGGGGCAGCGAGCAAGACATCAACGGCAAAGCAGTCAGAGCGGCTGCTTTTTGAGCGAGAGATAAAGCCGGGGGATAGCCTGAGCACGATGCTGTCGAACGTGCTTGCACCACCGGAAGTGCATAAAGTTTCACAGGCTTGTCGCGGAGTTTTCCGTTTGAACAAGCTGAGTATAGGACAGCCCTACCGAGTCTGGATGGAGAAGGGCCGTTTTTCACGGCTGGAATACTCGCTGGACGACTGGGAACAGCTCCGCATTGACTGCACGGGCGGAAAATATACGGCAAAGATAGAGGCGCTTCCGCTGGAAGTGGAGGTGCTTCGTATGAGCGGGACCGTAGAGCAGCGTCAGGGGTATACACAGGCAGTGCGAGCTGCTGGTGGTAACCGCGAGCTGATGCTGCGACTGGCTGATATTTTCGCATTCAAGTTTAATGCGTGGCGTGATCTGAAAAAGGGCGACAGCTTTGTTGCGCTTGTTGAGCATAAAAAGCGCCGGGGCAAGACCGTTGGATACGGTCGGATCTTTAGCGCGAGTTTCACAAAGGCGGGCAAGGAATACGAGGCGTACTGGTACCGTTCTGATGATGGGCGTGCGTCCTATTACAATGGTGCCGGGGAAAATCTCCAACCGTATTTGCGGGCACCGCTCCCGATGTACGTTGTGTCGTCTGGCTATAATGCCCGACGCCTGCACCCGGTCACAGGACGCCGACAGCCGCACTATGCGATTGACTACGCTGCTCCGAGTGGGACGCCGATCTACGCGGCGGCGGATGGCAGAGTGAACAAAGTGCAGCAGGACAGGCTGGCCGGGCGCTACATCCGAATCCAGCACGACGCCAAGTACGAAACCATGTACATGCACATGTCTGGCTTTGCCAAAGGGCTAAAGGCTGGCGATAATGTCGTGCAGGGGCAGATTATTGGGTACGTTGGCAGTTCGGGGCGAGCAACTGGACCGCACCTTGATTTTCGGCTGCGGCGCTATGGTCGGCTGATCAATCCGCGTATGAATCATGATCTTGCTTCTGCTGGTGAACTGAGTAAATGGCAGCAGTCAGCGATGCGGCGGCGCATTGCAAGCTACCGTGTTCGTATGCGATCCCCGCAGATGGCCGCAACAGCGCTTCCAAGGGGCTGGGACAAAACAGAATTGTTTTGAATTTCAGGAAAATTGAATTTTTTGTAAAATCCTGCTTGCGTCTTGGAAACTTTCCATGTAAAAACTTCTTCACTTCGGCGTCACCGAAAGCTTTCGCACTGGTTCGCCAGGAGCATTTGAAAAAATGAAAATTTTTAAAAAAATGCTTGCAAAGCCGAAACGCATTCGATAAATACGACTTCCCGAACGGGCCGAGATAGCTCAGTTGGTAGAGCAGGGGACTGAAAATCCCCGTGTCCGCAGTTCAATTCTGTGTCTCGGCACCATACGAAAATATGCCCTTACGAGAAATCGTAAGGGCTTTTTCTTTTTCTCCAGCCTATGCAAAGCGTTTATGCGCTTCCTTCTTGCACGAATTGATCATCTCCACCGCCTTAATGAACTCTTCGGTGTCCCGCTTGGCCCACGCCTTTCGCAGCATCTCTATGTCTTTGCTAAATTCTTCGTACAGCTCGTCACCCTTGTCAGGGTATTCAACCATATGATCGGCGTCCTGCATGAACTCCACTACGTCGCTTTCATCCGGCAGCTCGCCGCGTGACGTATGTTGGGTGATGTGTTTCCACGTCATATTCATCCGTTTTTTCAAATCGTCATACTTTTCTGCGCTCTTTTTTGACGCTTCTTTCCCCCCCTTCGTTTTCCCTGTCTTTTTTTTCGGCGTCTCCTTTTTCTCTCCCTCCCCCTCTTGTGCTTCAATCACATCGTTTTTTTCCTCACGCCCTTTCCCGCCTTTTTCTTTCTCCTCTTCTTTTTCTTTCTCGTGATTCTCGTGGCTCCCTTTTTCTCCCTTTTTTCCCAGCTTGATTTTGAATTTGCCCGTGAGTTCTCCGTCGTACATTTTTACCGACAGTTTGAACTTCCCCTCCTCAGGAATATTCTCGCTGCATTCTGGACCAAAAATTTTTTCAACAAGTTTCAGTATTTCCTCTTTCTCTTTTTTAGAAAGATTCTTTCGCTGTTCAAATTCATGCTGCTTCATTTTTTTGCTCCTCTGTATTGTCACTTTTTATGCCTTTAGCATAGCAAATCCACCTCGCCGTGCTCAAGGAAAGATGCGTTTCGACCCCCTTTCTCTTTGCCTTTATACGCTGCCGCAATTGTTAACTTTATCTAGTGCATTATGATTCGTTTTCTGCTACTCATATGCATCTTATTTTTGTCAGGACGGATGCGAAGAGTATCGTGAGAGGACGGCTCACTTATACTCACTGGCAACGTCCATTCGTGGACACGTTCCACGTATGGGACCCCCAGCACCTTTGGTGCTCGCGGAGTTGACTGAGAGGGCAGTCGACTCCGCTTTTTTTTATTGGGGTGGGTTATACGAGACTCCGTCTCGTGCTCTGAAAGGGGCGCTAGAGTGGGCGGGTGGGTATTTTATTGGGACGCTGTCCCAAGCCCTGCAAGGGGCGCCGCCCCTTGACCCCGCCCAAGGACGAGGCCCTTGGGAATCCCGATTTCGCTCAAAAAATACGGCTGAATGGGATGAAAGCTATGCTTTCCTCTCCATCAGCCGTATTTTTTGAGCTAGTGGCGTTTCCCGATTGCATGTTCTTATGCCTTTTCCAGACCGCACTTATTTTCTTTCTGAACGCAAGCGTTCAAAAAGAAAATGGTGGCGAACTCGCAGAAGAGAAAGAAGCTCTTTACGCCATTCTCACCCAAGTTTGAATTTCATTCACGCGAAGCGTGAAGGGAATTCAAACTCGATGAGGATACGTAAGGGAATCATTCCCTTACGCGGGGTCCGGGGCTGGCCCCGGTTCTTTCCCCACCCGCCCATCCAGCCCTGACGAGCTGGGGCAGGCCCCCGTTTTCTCCTCCTCCATCCTTTTACTTGCCGGGTTTAAAGCTAAACCACCCGCATAAGATGCCGACGGTGGTAATAACGGCGACGAGTGAGAGGGAGAGGCCGAGTGAGAGGGGGTGAATTGTGAGTTGAAAGGGCGGAGCGCTGAGGGCCTGAGCAATGAGCATTGTTGCGAGCTGAATAAGTCCGAGGGCGAAAAAGCTGGCGCAGAGAGCGAGGAAGGCACTTCCTGCGGCGAGCGGCCAACGGATGTACATGTCTGAGGCTCCGACGAGAGAGAGAATTTCGATTTCTTCCTGCCGGGTGAGCATGGAGAGCTTCATGGTGTTGCCCTGGAGGAGGGCTGTAGCGGCAAGGAGCATAATGAGAAGCGGCCAAAAGAGTGTTTTGGAGAGCTTGGCCCAGGAGTGGACAAGTTCGAGCTGTAGGGCGTCATAATGTACAGAGGCGACGCCGGGGAGAGCCTGAAGCTTGGCGAGCATGGAGCGGGAAAACTGCTCTGCTTCTGCTGGTGCGGGAGAAAAATATAAAAGGGCAGTTGGCGGAAGCGTGGAGCTGCCGCGCAGGGAGCGAATCCCGTCAACATTGCGGAGTGATTTTGCAAGCTCGTTCATGGCCTGCTCTGGGGTAAAAACTTTCATGGAACTGAGGGAAGAATAGTCTTCCATGTCCTTCCACTGAGCTTTGACCTCTGCCATGCTGGCGTCTGCTTCCCAGTAGACCTGATAGGCAAAGTCACCTTTGATGCTAATAAGCTGCCTGTCGAGATTGGAGACGAGGAGCAAAAGCATTCCGGCGAGAAAAGCCGTGAGCGTGATGGCGGCAAAAGTCATCAGCGTGGAGACCGGGGTCTGAAAAAGGTCAAAGATGCCTCGGTTTGAGAGACGGAAAAAGTTACGCATGCTCAGCCCCTTCGGCGACAGTCTGGTCGACAATGTGGCCGTCGTCTAATGTGATGCGGTTGGCGTGGGGGACGGACTGAATGATGTCGCGGTTGTGAGTCGCGAGCAAAATCGTGGTGCCGTAGGCGTTGAACTGCCGAAAGACATTCATAAGTCGAAGGGCGAGATCAATGTCGAGGTTTCCTGTTGGTTCGTCGGCAAGGAGGAGCTTGGGGTTCACGACAATGGCGCGGGCAATGGCAACGCGCTGCTGCTCGCCGCCGGAAAGTTCTTCGCAGCGGCAATGCACTTTGCTGGCAAGGTCGAGACCGCGCAACACCGCATTGATCCTGCGGTTGATGGCTCGTTTTGGGAGACCGCGCACTTCGAGGGGCAGGGCGACATTCTCGGCAACGGAGCGCTGCGGCAGGATTTTGAAATCCTGAAACACGACGCTGACGTGACGCCGGAGCTGGGCAACGTGCCTGCGGCGAATGCCCTTGAGTTCATAGCCAGCAACATTCACGGAACCGCGATCAACGGGCAGAGAACCGTGGAGCAAACGCAGGAGGGTTGTTTTTCCTGCGCCGGAGGGACCGGTCAAAAACGTGAAAGAGCCTTTGGGAAGGTGAAAGCTGATGTCCTTGAGTGCCCAGTGCGTTCCAAAGTTGTAGGAAAGCCGTCGGGCATTCACCGTTGCGCCGTCATTGTCCATGAAGCGGAATCTCCAAAAGTTAATCCATGAAGCCGGAAACGCGCGTGCTGGCGTCTCCGGCAAAACTATGCCTGCTGCAAGGCGTTGAGCAAAAGGGTCCGGGCTGCGCTGATGTCAAACATCTGTCCGGTCCAGAGGCGGAACTGTTCGACGCCCTGATGCAGAAACATTTCCAGTCCGTCGACAGTGCGGCATCCTTTGGCCTTCGCCTGCGCGAGAAAGACTGTTTCGAGAGGATTATACACAATATCGTATGCGATTTGGCTGGAAGAGAGGGGCATATTTTCTGGAAGCGGCGAAAGCTCCTGAAATTTGCCAAGCATTCCGAGCGGGGTGGTGTTAACCAAAAGTTCGGCCTGAATACGATGACGCTCGTCCCAGTCTGCCGCAGAGACGTGAAATTCGTTGGCAAGTTCCATTGCCTTGTCTGGGTTGCGGTTGGTGATAATGATGTCGGGGACGCCGAGCTGGAGCAGTCCGGCAACTACGGCGCGTGCTGCACCACCGGCACCAAAAACAAGGGCAGAGCTGATGCGGATGGGCATTTTGCGAAGTGGAGCGCAAAAACCAAAAATATCTGTATTCTCACCAATGAGCTGATCTTTTTTCCAGTAGACCGTATTCACGGCCCCGACGGCAAGCGCGCCATCGTCAAACTGATTTAGAAAAGGCTTGATGGTCTGCTTGTGGGGGATGGTCACGGACAGCCCGGCCATGCGGGTTTCGCGCATGTGGGCCATAAAAAGGTCCATATCCTCTGGCGGCAGGGGGTAAGCCGTGTATTCTCCGGGCAGGTCAAACTGCCGCAGCGCCCAGTTGTGAAGGGTTGGGCTAAGGCTGTGGCCAAGGGGCCAGCCAATAATTCCGTAACGTGGGGTCTCTTCCCCTGCATGAATGCTCATGAATTCTCCAGTTAAAAAGAAGTTCGTCGTGTTGCGCCTGCTGATAATGTGCGACAGAGCCGGGCGGAATTCAAGGCCCGGATGGATTTCCTTTGCTGGTCGAAGAGCTGAAAAAAAGGCAAAAAAGTTTTATAAAACAATTCCAGAGCCTTGCCCGGCTTATGAACATGCCCCCGTTGCGCTTGGGCACCGCGTACAGTACAGCTTAACTTCTGAAAAAATTTGTGGCGAGTGGAGATGAAAGGTTCATGGCAGACATTGCGGAATACATAGAGGCGCTAAAAAATTCTGAGCAGCTTGGTGGGCTGGTGGTCCATCATGAAATTCTGAAAGGCCGGGAAGCCGAAACTGCATCCTGCCGCAGGCCGTGGCCTGTGAGTGTTGAGCGGCTTCTGGATTTCCGGGGCATTACATCGCTCTATACGCATCAGGCGCGGGCAATGGACCTGCTGCGCAGTGGCCAGAATGTTGTGGTCTCGACACCGACCGCAAGCGGCAAGACCCTGATTTATAATCTGCCAGTGATTGAGCACGTGCTGTCTGACCCTGATGCGCATGCGCTTTATCTTTTTCCACTCAAGGCGCTGGCGCAGGACCAGCTGCGAAGTTTTCAGGAGCTGGTTGCCCCGTGGGGCGGCGACAACAGGCCAGAAGCACAAATTTATGATGGTGACACCACGCAGTGGTTCCGAAAAAAAATTCGTGAGAACCCGCCGCACGTGCTTATGAGCAACCCCGAAATGCTGCACCTTTCCATGCTGCCTTACCATGAGCGCTGGGCAGCCTTCTGGGCCGGGCTGACGCACGTGGTGCTGGACGAAGTGCACACCTACCGCGGTGTGCTTGGCTCGCACATGGCGCAGGTCCTGAGGCGTTTGCGGCGTGTCTGTGCCCGCTATGGCTCCAATCCGACTTTTGCCTTTCTTTCTGCAACCGTGGGGAATCCGCAGGAGCTGACGCATCAGCTTACTGGTCTTGATGTCAAAGCCGTTACCGAAGCAGGCTCTCCGCAGGGGCAGCGGCATTTTCTTTTTGTGAACCCGGCCATGACCATGACCGAGAGTCCTTCCAAGACTGCGATCATGTTACTCAAGGCTGCGCTAGCCCGGAAGATGCGTACGATTGTGTACTGCCAGTCCCGCCGGATGACTGAACTTTTGTCCATGTGGGTTTCTGAGCACGCGGGCGAGTATCGGGACCGAATCAGTGCCTACCGCGCGGGCTTTCTCCCGGAGGAGCGGCGCGAGATTGAGGCCCGGATGTCTTCTGGTGAGCTGTTGGCGGTTGTCAGCACCAGTGCTCTCGAACTCGGCATCGACATTGGCAATCTTGATCTCTGCATTCTTGTTGGCTACCCCGGCACCATCATGAGCACTCTTCAGCGTGGCGGGCGCGTTGGGCGTGCGCAGCAGGAATCTGCCGTGGTGCTTGTGGCTGGAGAGGATCAGCTCGATCAGTATTTTATGAAGCACCCCACGGACTTTTTTACCCGGCCAGCCGAGAAAGCTGTTTTGGACCCGTACAACCCGGTTATTCTCCAGCGGCATCTCATATGTGCAGCCGCCGAGTTGCCTCTCCGTACTGGTGAGCCGTGGCTACGCGAGCCTGCCGTGGCCGAGCAGGTCAAGGCGCTTGAATTTTCTGGGCAGCTTCTCGAATCTGCGGACGGTCGCGATATTTATGCCTCGCGCAAGCGGCCGCACCGGGATGTGAGTCTTCGCGGTTCCAGTCGGACGTTTGAGATTCTCACCGGAGCGGATTCGCTCCTCAAGAAGGATGCAAAGCCCCATTCCATTGGCAGCATAGACGAGCATCGGGCCTACACCGAAACCTATCCCGGTGCGGTCTATTTACATCGCGGCAAGACGTATCTCATTGAGACTCTGAATCTTGAGCAGGGTTTTGTGCACGCCCGTCCAGCAAAGCTTAATTATTACACGCGGGTTCGCAGTGAGAAGAGCACTGAGATTTTGAGCATATCCGGTGTTCGTGCGGCGCACGGTTGTCGTGTATTTCAGGGCCGTTTGCGTGTGACGCAGGAGGTCAAGGGCTTTGAGAAGCGTCGCATTAGAGGCGGGAAGCTTATGACGGTGGTTCCGCTTGATCTGCCGCCGCTCACTTTTGAAACCGATGGCCTCTGGATTGAATTCCCCCGCGAGATTCAGCGGCGGGCAGAAGATGAGTTTCTTCATTTTATGGGTGGCATTCACGCCATTGAGCATGCCGCGATTGGAATCCTCCCCCTCATTGTCATGACAGACCGAAATGATCTTGGTGGGATTTCTATCCCCTTTCATGAGCAGGTTGGTGCCGCCGCCGTCTTCATATATGATGGTATTCCCGGTGGCGTCGGGCTTGCGCGGCAGGCATTTCAGCATGCCCCCGAGCTTATCGACAGCACGCTTTCCGTCATTGAAGGCTGCGACTGTGAGCTTGGCTGTCCCTCTTGTGTCCACTCTCCCAAGTGCGGCTCTGGTAATCGGCCTATCGACAAGTTTGCGGCCATATCTCTTCTTCGTGCGATTTCCTCCGCTCCAGAGCCAGAGTCTGGCGCGCTTTCTCTTTCCGCAGCTCAGGAAGCCCTTGGGCAGCATCACGAGTCTGTTCATCATGAGCAACCCTCTCAACCTGAGGAGCAAAGTATGAGTGACGCATCCCGTCCCGCCCGTTTTGCGGTTCTTGACCTTGAGACTCGGCGCAGTGCCGACGAAGTCGGTGGGTGGCATCGGGCAGACTGCATGGGGATTTCCTGCGTCTGTGTGTATTATTCTGATCGCGATGAGACCCTTTCCTATTCCCAAGATGAAGTGGAGGCTCTTGTCGAAGATCTTCAGCGCTCTTCCCTTATCATAGGTTTCAACATCAAGCGTTTTGACTACAAGGTCTTAACTGGGCACTCGGCCTTTGACTTTTCTTCCCTTAACACGCTCGACATTCTTGAGCACGTACATCGCACTCTCGGCTATCGGCTTTCCCTCGACCATCTCGCGCAAGCAACTCTCGGTGCCGCCAAGTCCGCCAACGGACTCCTCGCCCTCAAGTGGTGGAAGGAAGGGCGCATCACTGAAATTATCGACTACTGCAAGCAGGACGTCGCCGTTACTCGCGATCTCTATCTCTACGGACTCCAGCACAAGCATCTCCTCTTTACCAACAAAGCCAAGCAGGCCGTTCGCCTCCCTGTAAATTGGGATAAACTGCCAGGCTAAGAGCTGGGTTGGGGGGGGAATTGGGGTTAGTGCTGGATGGGCGGGTGGGGAAAGAACCGGGGCCAGCCCCGGACCCCGCGTAAGGGAATGATTCCCTTACGTATCCTCATCGAGTTTGAATTCCATCCACGCTTCGCGTGAATGAAATTCAAACTTGGGTGAGAATGGCGTAAAGAGCTTCTTTCTCTTCTGCGAGTTCGCCACCATTTTCTTTTTGAACGCTTGCGTTCAAGAAGAAAATAAGTGCGGTTTGGAAAAGGCAGAAGAACACGCGTTAGGGAAACGCCCACTAGGCCAAAATTTAAGGGCCGGATGTACGGGAAAGCCAACGGCTTTCACACATCCGGCCCTTAAATTTTGGGCGAAAGCGGGATTCCCAAGGGCCTCGTCCTTGGGCGGGGTCAAGGGGCAGCGCCCCTTGCAGAGGTGCGGGGACAGAGTCCCCGCCGCACCCTAGCGCCCCTTGCAGAGCACGAGACGGAGTCTCGTCTAGCGAATATATTGAGGGAGGGAGAGGAAGAGGTTTGAGGTGTAACCGGTGAGTTTGTCGAGGATCCAGGGGAAGGCGATAAGGAGAGCGAGGAAGATGGCGATAATCTTAGGGATAAAGGTGAGCGTCATTTCCTGAATCTGTGTGGCGGCCTGGAGGATACTGATAGCGAGGCCGACGACGAGGCCGATGCTCAGCATGGGCATAGAGATGAGCAGGGTAAGTTCGATAGCCTGTCTGGCGAAGCCGATAACGAATTCTGGAGTCATGCTTGTATCCTCCTGTGGTTAATAAAAGAAGCTGTTGACGAGTGAGCCAGTGAGGAGGTTCCAGCCGTCGACCATAACGAAGAGGAGGAGTTTAAAGGGGAGTGAGATCATGACGGGTGGGAGCATCATCATACCCATAGCGAGGAGGATGGAAGCGACGACCATGTCGACGATGAGGAATGGGATGTAGATAAGGAATCCGATGGTAAAGCCGGTTTTCAGTTCGCTAATGACGAACGCGGCGATGAGCATTGGAGTGGGAACGTCGATTTTTGATTGCGGGGCGTCTTTTCCGGTAACGGCATAAAAGACGGAGAGGTCTTTCTCACGGGTGTGATGAAAGAGGAATTCCCGGACGGGGACTTCTGCTTTTGAGACGGCCTCGTCGAAGCTTATTTCTTCTCTCAGGTAGGGCTGAAGGGCATTGTCGTTAATAGCAGTGCCGACGGGCATCATGATGACGATAGTCATAAAGATAGCGAGGCTGGCGAGCACCTGGTTTGGGGGCATCTGCTGAGTTCCCATAGCCTGCCGGAGAAAGGAGAAGACGATAATAATGCGCGTGAACGACGTCATGGTAATGACGATAGCTGGCGCGAGTGAGAGGACGGTGAGCAGGAAAAGGATTTCGAGCAGGACGGAGACTTTTTCAGGTTCTGTCTGGCCTGCTGCGAGCTGGAGCGAGAGGGATGGCAGAGTTGGTTCTGCGGCTGCGAGGCTAGGCAGTACAAGGGCTGCCGCCAAAACGAGGAGACTAGGAATCCAAAGATTTTTTGGCGTTTTCCAAAGTTTCAGAAAAGTCTTCGAGGGTGTCATCATCGCTGATTTCCGTTTCAGTTAAGACATTGATGGAGGAGTTACATACTCCGAGCACCAAAAGTTTATTCAAGAACCGGACCACGATGATGTTTCTTTTGC
Coding sequences within:
- a CDS encoding DEAD/DEAH box helicase, with the translated sequence MADIAEYIEALKNSEQLGGLVVHHEILKGREAETASCRRPWPVSVERLLDFRGITSLYTHQARAMDLLRSGQNVVVSTPTASGKTLIYNLPVIEHVLSDPDAHALYLFPLKALAQDQLRSFQELVAPWGGDNRPEAQIYDGDTTQWFRKKIRENPPHVLMSNPEMLHLSMLPYHERWAAFWAGLTHVVLDEVHTYRGVLGSHMAQVLRRLRRVCARYGSNPTFAFLSATVGNPQELTHQLTGLDVKAVTEAGSPQGQRHFLFVNPAMTMTESPSKTAIMLLKAALARKMRTIVYCQSRRMTELLSMWVSEHAGEYRDRISAYRAGFLPEERREIEARMSSGELLAVVSTSALELGIDIGNLDLCILVGYPGTIMSTLQRGGRVGRAQQESAVVLVAGEDQLDQYFMKHPTDFFTRPAEKAVLDPYNPVILQRHLICAAAELPLRTGEPWLREPAVAEQVKALEFSGQLLESADGRDIYASRKRPHRDVSLRGSSRTFEILTGADSLLKKDAKPHSIGSIDEHRAYTETYPGAVYLHRGKTYLIETLNLEQGFVHARPAKLNYYTRVRSEKSTEILSISGVRAAHGCRVFQGRLRVTQEVKGFEKRRIRGGKLMTVVPLDLPPLTFETDGLWIEFPREIQRRAEDEFLHFMGGIHAIEHAAIGILPLIVMTDRNDLGGISIPFHEQVGAAAVFIYDGIPGGVGLARQAFQHAPELIDSTLSVIEGCDCELGCPSCVHSPKCGSGNRPIDKFAAISLLRAISSAPEPESGALSLSAAQEALGQHHESVHHEQPSQPEEQSMSDASRPARFAVLDLETRRSADEVGGWHRADCMGISCVCVYYSDRDETLSYSQDEVEALVEDLQRSSLIIGFNIKRFDYKVLTGHSAFDFSSLNTLDILEHVHRTLGYRLSLDHLAQATLGAAKSANGLLALKWWKEGRITEIIDYCKQDVAVTRDLYLYGLQHKHLLFTNKAKQAVRLPVNWDKLPG
- the fliQ gene encoding flagellar biosynthesis protein FliQ, which encodes MTPEFVIGFARQAIELTLLISMPMLSIGLVVGLAISILQAATQIQEMTLTFIPKIIAIFLALLIAFPWILDKLTGYTSNLFLSLPQYIR
- the fliP gene encoding flagellar type III secretion system pore protein FliP (The bacterial flagellar biogenesis protein FliP forms a type III secretion system (T3SS)-type pore required for flagellar assembly.), whose translation is MMTPSKTFLKLWKTPKNLWIPSLLVLAAALVLPSLAAAEPTLPSLSLQLAAGQTEPEKVSVLLEILFLLTVLSLAPAIVITMTSFTRIIIVFSFLRQAMGTQQMPPNQVLASLAIFMTIVIMMPVGTAINDNALQPYLREEISFDEAVSKAEVPVREFLFHHTREKDLSVFYAVTGKDAPQSKIDVPTPMLIAAFVISELKTGFTIGFLIYIPFLIVDMVVASILLAMGMMMLPPVMISLPFKLLLFVMVDGWNLLTGSLVNSFFY